DNA from Thermococcus sp. LS1:
GAGGATAAAGAAGAACTGAAGGAAGCAATTGGTCTAAGAGGGGTTGTAATAACTACCACTTCACGCTTGACGAAGAGGAAAAGAATCCACGTAATTCCAAAGATTGCAAAGAGGATAAAAGAGGAGTATGGAGGGGATGTAACATTCATGATAATTGGGGATGGACCTGAAAGGAGCCATATTGAACGGCTCGTTAGGGAATATGGTGTTGGAGACATCGTTAAACTTCTCGGGAGACAGCCAAGGGAGAAGGTACGGGAATATCTGCAGGCAAGTGATGTATACCTCTCACCCACAGTATATGAGGCGTTCGGGATAGCCGCACTGGAAGCGTTGGCATGCGGTGTTCCAGTCGTTGCTAACAACCACGGGGGGATAAGCGAGATTGTCGAGCACGGAAGAACTGGTCTGGTTTCCCATAATGATCATGAGTTGGTGCAGAATTTGATGTCGCTAATTGCCAATGAAGAGAGAAGACAAGAAATGAGCAAAAATGCACGAAAAAGTGTGAAAAATCGCTTTAACTGGGAAACGTTGGTCTTGCAGGTGCTGAACGCCTATGAGAGAACTATGGAGCAGGCAGATGAAGAGCCCTTCGCCCTTTACAAGCTCCATCAAATGCTCAAGAGGGAGATTGCAAATGCTGGTGTCTTTAACCTTTGATGTGGAACAGGACTGT
Protein-coding regions in this window:
- a CDS encoding glycosyltransferase family 4 protein, coding for MESLKIALVSDWFFPSVGGIEYHIHDLATQLTYLGHDVHVITRSGTYPDENLPYEVHRFKGRITMDGSHVSIGTDMLKKVNELYKQEHFDITHGHSIYSPMAVGVANLSAGIRCVPSIVTGHSLLGDSILNPVYIMLLRFSLRKVSSFIAVSNAVEKDMRSILGKSLRNREIYLIPNGIDTDFWKLPEDKEELKEAIGLRGVVITTTSRLTKRKRIHVIPKIAKRIKEEYGGDVTFMIIGDGPERSHIERLVREYGVGDIVKLLGRQPREKVREYLQASDVYLSPTVYEAFGIAALEALACGVPVVANNHGGISEIVEHGRTGLVSHNDHELVQNLMSLIANEERRQEMSKNARKSVKNRFNWETLVLQVLNAYERTMEQADEEPFALYKLHQMLKREIANAGVFNL